Genomic DNA from Prunus persica cultivar Lovell chromosome G1, Prunus_persica_NCBIv2, whole genome shotgun sequence:
TCCGAATTCGACAGAGCACGTATTTACCATCACCCCCACAAGTATTTGAATTTGACTGGGGCTTCACCAATGAAGGGTGCAGGCTTTACTCGTGCATAATCCAGCAGCCATGTTGATCAGAGTTATCATTCTCATAACGAAACCTTTTACACAGACCTAAAGGCCTATTCTTTCTCGCAGGATCACGGACCGTGGTCCCTCTGTCCTCACCTTTCCAGGTTCCATTCCCTATCGTTCGAGCCACGCGGGAACCCTTGCCGGTCACTAACTTCAATTTGGTGAAGAAGTAGAGGTCTTCACCCTTTCCTAAGTTTTTTCCTCCTAAATCATTCCATATATCCCATGGCTCTTTCTTATCATAAAGATTGAATTATGGCACAACGTTGCTATACTTAAATGGTGTGCCAGAAACCTTGTTAAGAAGATAATACCCCAGTAACCGAGCATCGCTTGGACGAAACTTAAATCCAATTGGAACATCAACATACTCACAAGGTGCCATATATAAGTATGTGTAGGTTTGTTAAACATGAAATATTTCTTGGTTTCTTGGAATGGACGTTTCTCTGGGACTTTTGAGTAGCAGATAATGGATTCTCGAATGAGTTTCTTGGAGAGATGTGGGCTAGGGCCTTTGTGATTTCTGTGTGAATCAGTTCCTTCCTTCCCTTCCAATATATAGAGGACTATTAGCGGGCCCAGTCCTGGCTCAGGGCCAATAGGGCAAcggcaataaaaaaaaaaagtgggctCAAAGTCCCGAAAAATCCGTCAACCCCACTTTTCATGTGATAGAGTTGTCCAATGTTCaattcaataataaaaaaaacattgggCTTCGGCCCTCcttgtaaccaaaaaataataataaaaacagaacTAGTGTGttggttgagagagagagagacagagagagagagagagtgaaagaaGCGGCAGGGGAGGATGAGGCGGAGTCGGAGCAGAAGATGTTCGATTATCGCTAGTTTCTGCCCATCCATCACTCACTGCCCTCCAAGCTCCCATTCATAAAACCAAACTTCACACCCCACGCACTCACACACCAAcccaggaagaagaaaaagaacagagaagaagaagaagaaattaccagAAAACCAGCCACGATCAACAATGGGGAAGGGCCCTTTCTCTTTCAAGCGAAGCAGTAGCAGCAAACGCCGCCCCAAGAAGTTCATTGGCCCCCCACCTTCCCCTTTCCCCTCGCCGCCGCAGCCGATGAGATCTCCGCCaacaaacaataacaatgccaattataataataatctgGGTGTGGTGGCGGGTGGTGCTGCTGCCGTGAAGGGGAAGAAGAAGGCCGGAGGAGCCAGGCTCTGGATGCGATTTGACCGCTTCGGCGGATCAGAGCTCGTCGAGTGCGACAAGAACGCTATCATTCGACGCGCTGCCATTCCCGCCCGAGACCTGAGGATTCTTGGCCCTGTCTTCTCCCATTCCTCCAGCATCCTTGGTACTTCTCCAGTTTATTTCTATTGAATCAATTaagttgtttgttttgttaattgtGTTCTGGGTTTTcgaaattttatgaatttatgcTACATTAGGTGTCTTTTAGGAGATTGAGATTCTGGGTTCAGAGTGCAATTTGTAATAGTTGGTTTTCCTTGTcctgtttttgtttgggtcTTCCACCATTAACTTGGTTGTGGAGTTGTAGTTTTAGGGTGTTGCCAGGAATGCTTTTTGCAAGTGGATAGTTAAGCAGCCTACTCATACATTTGAAGTTACCGCTTAGGACCTTCGGATTGTTGTCTACATGTACACCATGATCGTGACAAAAGTTTTAGCTCCTGATAATTATGTTTTCCTCATTTCAATTGCAGCTAGGGAGAAGGCCATGGTGGTTAATTTAGAGTTTATAAAGGCTATAGTTACAGCTGAAGAGGTTCTGTTGCTTGATCCTCTTAGGCAGGAGGTTCTTCCATTTGCGGATCAGCTAAGGCAACAGCTTCCTCAGAAAAGCCAATCCAGGATTGAAGAAGCAAGTCCACTTGATGAACAAGATAATGGAATGGATGTTTCAACAGGAAGGCAATGGTTACCTGTTCCAGAGGCCACTGAAGGTTTGCAGTGTGATCTCCCATTTGAGTTTCAGGTTCTGGAGATTGCATTAGAAGTTGTCTGTACATTCTTGGATTCAAGTGTGGCAGACCTTGAGCGAGAAGCTTACCCTGTGTTGGATGAACTTGCCAGAAATGTTAGCACCAAGAACCTTGAACTTGTGCGGAGTTTGAAAAGCAATCTTACCCGTTTGCTTGCACGTGTACAGAAGGTATGCTTGCTTAATCGTTCTTAACGAGGATCTCTTTATTATATTTGTCCTGATGATCTGCATGTCATTTATCATATGTCTCACATCAATAATCTGACCCATCTTGGAGTCAAGATGTTTGTCGAGTCATAATCCTTGTGATATTTCGATTTGTTTTGATAACTCAAAAGCTTCCTGGAGCATTGATGCCCTAAATAATACAAACCTGTGAATATCAACATATAGCAGTAAATCCCAAATTGACATAAATAAACCCTAAGGAAGTGTCTTTGCACAATCTGCATCAAACATGTTTCGTGAATTAGGAGTTGAACATCCTAGATGCATCAATGTGTCAAAGTTAGCTTCTTGTTGGTAGTAGGGGGTATCTTAAAATGCATTCAATTGACTAATAAAAGCACCTATAGATTCATTCAGCATAAACTTTTGCCTTCCTAGTCACTCTAGTTGGTTGTCTCGGCATTAATGTTGTGGTTGTTTGGTACACTGAATAGCCATTATTATGGAATCTGATTTCATTTAGCTACCTTGGTCTTTGTTTCGTAATTGTAGTGAGCTCGGAATAcaattttttctcttcataGCCTCTCCTGCATTCAAGCCGTATGAAATTGTCTAAGGCTTCTGGCTTCTAAATCCCAAACTTTAAATAACACCTTAGCCTAAGTATAATGTACCTGTAATATATATTCACTTAGGAAATTGAAATTACGACGTTAAAGACGTCATAATTCCATTTTCTAAATGCTCTTATGGATGAGTAACATGCAgatttgaataagttttaaGAGCTCATGTTCTGGGCAATAATAGATAAATTTGTGatgagatttattttcttaacatGCTTCCTGCCTGGTCTCATGGATATGAAGTGAATGACATCAGAGTTTGAGCTTTTCTATATTGGTCATTGATGTTTCTACTTGATGGGGTGGCAAACCCAATATCCCCATAGattgtttcattttctttataataaaattaaacttaagtccgaccaaaaaataaataaacttaacTGTTGTCACTATTGCTAGGGAAGAGGCTGGGGCTATGTATAACTGAAAGATGTACCTTTCTCATGGCAGCTTGATGGTTTCCTGTTATAAGTGGATTTTGGAGATGGATAATTTTTTAGGTGCATGTGATTTAGATATTTCTCATTGTGTCAGATTGAGGGTTTACCTATTTCAATATTATGCTGGACTATAATCAAAAGAGCCTTTTTGGCTCTCTTTACCTCTCTGTCTCTTATCCTTAGGAGGTTTTCTTCTACTAGGATGTTTTTTCTGCAgaactccattttttttttttttggattgtaGCATGTACACTTTTCGTAAATGGTggttactttttaaaaataaaaataaaaatattcctTGCCTTGCACAAATGTCATTTGCTCTACCCAATTTTACCAGATGTCCCCAGAGGTCCCCAAGAGGAAAACTTTCATTTAATCTTGACCATTATTCCCTTTTTCCTCATTGAGTTATTAATGCATACAGAAGTCTTTACTAAAAAAATGCAGTCGGAATTGAGAAGTTGGTACTCTTTACTATTTGATAGAATACACATGTATCATCTGTATGCTACTATTTAATATCTAtaactattttctttttggacaTGAAGCATGTATCTATCTGATGTCAGGTGAGGGATGAAATTGAGCATTTGTTGGATGACAATGAAGATATGGCGCAATTATATTTGACAAGAAAATGGATTCAGAATCAACAATctgaggcttttttgggcCGTTCTGCCTCAATTAGCATCAGCAACACCGCACCCCCTCTTCGTCGTCTTAGTTCTAACAAAAGCGGGAGCTTGGTAACTAGCAACAATATGGATTATGATGATGTAGAGGATCTAGAGATGCTTCTTGAGGCATATTTTATGCAACTAGATGGAACCCGTAACAAGATATTGTCTGTAAGTGGCATTTGTACTGACTtagtttaatttcaatttctggcTCGACTTGGAACTTGACTTTAAATTTCAGTTTCTGAAAATGCTCTCCTAGGACCTGATTATGGATAAGGTAACCCTTTATAAACAGTTTTAGGGATCAGTTATCAACATTAGGTTGACCTTTGCAGTTATCACGTTTGATTCAGTTTCATATAACTGAATTTAGGTAGGATTATTTATATGTTGCACAGTTTTCCGTAAGAAGTTCTGTGGTTGCACTTGCTCTGGAATAATTTGGAGGCTTCAGACCTTTGCAGATTCCCAGTCGGCATTAATTTAACTAACACTGGTATACGAaaactttaattttgaaaCCAGTTTTGAAATTAGGGAGGAATTATTGACTGTAAAGATTGATCAGTCTAGTTAGATCTTTCTATTAATTATCCTATCCATCACTTGATAATAGCTAGCTATCGCATTGGCTTCTTGACTTTGATGATGCTCTCTGTCTGgcacattttttcttttaaatggtAGTACAAGACCTGTCTCATAATGTAATTTAGTCATGTTCAAAGATGTGATAGTTGAAGCTAAAAACTGATTTTTAAGGTGAAAGACACGGTCTATGGTTCGTTCGGCTGAACCCAATGGATCTTTTGGTTCCTTTGGCTGAACCTAATGGATCCTTAAATTGGAAATGGCAGGTTAAATACTAGTGGATGACCATTTACCTTTTTCATTTCAGCTAAATGGTAAATTGGAAGAGAATTGAAATGTACAAACTGAGCATAGTAATTGTATTATTCTCTCCTTAAAACTTCCTCATGTTCTTATCGTGTTCGTTGGATGTAGGTACGGGAGTATATCGACGACACAGAGGACTATGTCAACATTCAACTCGACAACCAGCGAAACGAACTCATTCAGCTCCAGTTGACGTTGACCATTGCATCATTTGCTGTAGCAGTAGAAACCTTGATATCTGGGATCTTTGGTATGAACATCCCCTGTGTATTATACGAAATGAATGGGGTATTTGAGCCCTTTGTCGGAGGCATTACGGCATTTTGTGTGTTGCTCTTCTTTGTTATCTTTGGGTATGCCAGATGGAAAAAGCTGCTTGGTTCATGAGTCCACTATGTCATCTTCTGTAGATAATACTAGATTCGCACGCTTATTCAAGAACCCTACTAACGGGAAGCGTTTGAAGTATATGCTGAAATGTAGGGCCAGCAAAGAATTGCTTGTGATACATTTTAGGTGAAACATTTTAGGGATTTCATGACTTAATATGACAAACTGCTGTAACATCGTtcagttttcttttgaaattataTGGCAAGTAGGTATTTGTCGGTGTACAGTTGTATAATATGGCAGACGGATGAATGTATTTTCACATGTCATCAATACATAAGGCCTCGTTTAGTAATAATGTCTTTGCTTTTagtttttggttaattttagttctagtttttaattttttaattcaaaatgttatttttgtaaataaaaatttaattctaAAGAACAGTTTAGATTTCTATGTTTAAGTAATTCATATTACctatagttttattttttaatacacgTGATTTTGGAGAGGGGAGAATTGAATCTAGTACCTCATggataaatgctcttaaccacttgagctacaacACCCTTGCATATTACCTACAGTTGAACAATTAGAATAAATGTAATGCCAATGGGTGTTTACCTAGAGGTGTTTGTTTGCAAACCCCACGGCACCCGTTCGAATCCCCTTGTGTGCACTCCTCCTCCTAATCCCCTAGATTTGTTAATCGCTCtatctcaaaaataaataataagttaTATACTACTAAAAATGTAATGGCAGAGAGCTTAAATTAAAAGATCCCTCAACTGAGCTTATTTGAAGTACACTCTTGTGGACCCATTATGAATTGTATTTCAATTATCCAAACCTTCTATCGTTAggtattcattcaaagatcatttttgcacccaaaaaaaaaaaaaattcactcaAATTTGGAACATGTTGATCACTCAATTAACAATTGTCAATTATATTGTAGcttgataaaataatatgacaatATATAAAGAATATAACTATTTAAACTTTATACCAGCTCTTTATGATATAAATACATGAAAAGCAACTAATCAGTAATGATTTACTTGACTTTCGTTCTTTACATGTcatctcattaaaatttaatataaagaaatttaaatcgtccttaaaataaaaacccaatttactcataattaaaaataataaaatcactAAACTCTAACTTACTTAACGTctgtaggtttttttttttctccttcttcctttATCTGCACGTCTCCCCTGCCCCAAATCTTAGCTATTGGCAAACTTTCCTTCTCCCAGACCTCTGTAAACATgctattcttcttttttgggtttctgcCACATgctcttatttttttggttccagCAACTGCTcgtttttctttccttccttcctttctAGGCAAAAATCTTACTCATACCCCCTTTAATCCAAAAATTCTCTCTGTCTCACCGAAATTAATTagaaatattaaaagaaatagtttAAATGTGGTTAATTTCTTGGCAAATTTAAAAGTTTCTCTGGTGAATGAGTTATGGGAGGGAAACAGGTAAATTGGAAGAGAGGGATAAGTTTTTGAGTAAcatgattaaatatttaaaaattatacaattacAAGAGgtttcacctctcctttgtaagaatttttttatatttttatatttttgtatttttctgatttggttttttcaagctttatctattttttatttttccaagtttgcaatcttattTGGGATGCCCATGCCAAAATTTCTTCTGTCCTGTGTGATTGTTAATTGAGGTGCACCATATTTGTTTGTATTGGGCTTCTTtggttgaattatgaatgcaatcctaGAATTTATCCCAAAAAAATACACTGAATGTTAGAATAGTTGGCTTGTATTAATTGACatgattgtccaattttaacTTGCCATATAAGATGGTATATgaatgtggtataaaaatatgCTGTTTGTGTACCGAAGAATATGGAGTGTAGAGAGAGCAgggagagaggaaaaaaaagttattcaagagagagagtgacaaTAGGGAACAAACGTGAAAGCGTATTAAGGGTCTaacttttttgggtaaaattttaattcttttttgttaattaaaaaCTTATCAAAAGAATAAAGACTCAAATCAATTTAACTGATGTGGTTGTCTATCTCGGCTTCCCACGTAAGATGGTATACAATGTGGTAAGGCTAGACATGTATGTTCATCTTAACTTGTCACATGAAATCATATTGGTATACGTATAGAAATATGACAAGTCTAGCATTATTGTTTATAAAAGGAATGCACTTTGACAACTAGATTATGAACTAGTAGTTTGTATTTCATGATCATTGGAATTCATTGAGCCTTAAAGAGAGAGCAAGCCCTATTTAGTTGGGCAAAGGCCAACCATTTCACAGGCAAAATGTGGTCAAAATGTGTGGACATGTCTGATTTTTTATTGTACGGATTTTTGTTGTCTTGTTGTAGACTTTATTAATGAGGAATTGGCTGGCTGTCTCCCCTCATGCACACTTTATGTGCCAACTGCCTTTCCTTCTCTCACTCCTCTATTTCTATTTGCCAATACCCCATTATTTTATCATTAATGTCGTTGTCAACAACTCACTCCACATTGTCCTGCTTTACGTTTGCaataagaaaaagcaaaaacaggGAAATGCTTGTATGCAATAAAGTTGCATAGCACCACAGAGAAAAGTTAAAGCCCTACTTgctgaattttaaaaaataaaaaatgacttATCAATGAAGAGAATATTACCACTTTGCAGTAAGTGCTGAATTTGGATTCTCACATTTTATTGgctagcttcttttttttctttttcttttttgggttttttttcgcAAAACACCGTTGATCTATAAATTAATGTACTTCCAACTTTTAATCTACTTTGTTTCGTCACTCATtttctttagggttttggtaataaaattttcatttatgttatatatatatatattagtacAAACGATTTAGAAAAGAagatttacacaaatattcattgggtgCTTGAATTTCAAACCTATGCCCACCTAGTTTTCGGATCAATAGTTAATTGGTGTCACCCTCTTTTTATTTGACCATCACTTTACACAATCCAAACTTTCTTTTATACCAGGAGAGAAAACTTGCGTAttctaaaaaaagaaacttgcggatgaattttttaaaattttaaatttattttaacatCTTTAATCCTAGAATAGAATTTAGtggtacaaaaaaaaaaaaaaaagaactggAAAAGGAGAATAAAAAGGACACAACAAAAGGCTGTCGACatatgaaaattgaaagatcCTTCGCGGAAACAAAGTGCGaaaaaacaatcaaatttcagaaaggaaaaaaaacaaaaaaaaacaaaaatcgtaaaaagatgaaaaatgtatttaattttggGAATTTGTTTTCCATCCAACCCCCATACCTTAACCAGAAGACAtagtagagagagaaaggagagaggGCTTCTTCGAAGGGAAGAGGGGAAACGAATCATAGATACACACAGAAACCCTAGGACAGAGGAAACTCTGTTTCTTCGATCATTGCATTTCAAGATCTCGATTGTTCATTCCATATAGGTAATCAAtcttttatcttattttatctattcattttctttcttcaaaacAAAGTAAACATTTTGTTTCATGCATCTGTTTCTGTTTTCATCAAATCAGCTGGGGTTGTTGATTAGTTTTGCTGACAATCGTACACATTCTCTGCATTTCGTCAAATcattgattttcttctttttaaattttatataaatgtttCCTAGGGcactatttattatttcaattcAGAAATTTGTGAGATTCATTTTGTGTTTGGATGCTGGGAAATTGTGGCAAAGGGTAATGAGCGGATGTATTTGAATCTCGGAAAGTTTTCGTTATTTGGGGCTGAGAAAACAGAAGCCTTCGCCTCAACCAACTGAGGCTAACAACTCAATTGTTTGGGAGATGgtatttcaaatttatcttccccttctctctttccatGGTTTCCTTAAACAAATAGGGGGTTTGAGTCTGTTGCGTATAGTGATTAGGAATTTGTGGCATCTTCTTTAACACAGTAAGTGTTGTGGCTGAACCCACCAATTAATTTAGAGTGTTAGTGTACTTGGTTTTATTTCAcggagaaaaagaaacagaagacCCAGTTGGGTAGCAACTTTATTTATGTTGTAATTTGGGTTTATTATAGTGATCCATGTACTATTAtgtaaattgttttattttttaatttttttaaaattttttatgatCAGCGTACTGCACATAAAATTGGGTAGTTGTGAGAATGCTGTTGATTGAATGTATTGATATGCTACATGGACTGGGATATGTGTGTTGTGTCATGTGCGTGTCCAGGTTTAGGGTTCGTCTGCCTTAAGTTATTGATTATTTTGGTGTTTCCAGTAGGCATGTTCATAAACATAACCATTCATGTAACTGTGCATTATCTCATGTCAGCATTGAGAAGCATATAATTATAGTTATTACTTATTTTTTCccccttaattttttaaaaataagaagacctgcattttgcttttcctattttccttgACCCATCTATCTATTGGCTTGTCAACACTGTGCTTGCAAACTTTTCCCTccttaataaattaaatttactaTCCGTCATCTTGCACTATATTGGTTGACAGGGGCTGGTTGTGCTTCAGTGATGGCAAACTCCAAGAGTTCAAATATCAGAAATTTCATGTATTCCGGAAAGCATCCTTTGCTTCCTCCGAAAAGTCCATTTCCTAGCGTTTCCCCGTCTTATGCAGATTATGTCCTCAGTCCTGCATTTGGATCAAAAACTGTTCAGAAGCCTAGAGAGGGAAATGCACATCACCAGCGAACTTCCTCGGAGAGCCTTCTTATAGAGGAACAACCTTCTTGGCTTGATGATCTCCTTAATGAGCCGGACACACCAATACGCAGAGGAGGTCATCGTCGTTCATCAAGTGACTCATTTGCATATGTGGATACATCTAATGCTTCTAACATTGATTACGCAGCTCAAGATGAGTACAAATATCATCATATGATTTCTGCACCCTCTTGGGGATCTCACGACTTTGATCCCCAAAAAGATTTACGACATGCTTCATTATACACTGAACTGAACTTGGTGAAGCAGAAGAATAAGGCATGGGAGTCTTCTTTGAATAGTGTAAATAACATGAGCAGCCTTCCTTCTGTCAAGGATAACATTGTTCTTCAGAGTTCAGGATCATTATCTACACCACAAGAAGCAGATGGGTTTGCTTCTACTGCAAGTGAAAAGCAGGATCAGGTTGAATCTGGTCCACATGATCCAAAGGCTTCTTCTGAGAAAAAAGACAATTCTAATGCTAAGCTTTATGCATCTGAGACGGATGCAAAACGTGCTAAACAGTATGTAgttgatttaaattttttttttctacaccCATACTGATTTACCTCATAGTAACATAGAAATATTAATCTTGCATAATCTTTGGTTGTCTTTTTGACCTGCATCTAGTTTTCTTTATCCAGTTTTTGCACATGTTTTCGAGTTGAAATAAACACCCACCCTCTATCTCACACTCACAATCATGGGTGGCTGCTTTATGAAAACTCTTAACTGTAGCTAGAATGCAAAGAATGTTGTTTACATTAACATTAGTATGACTACTGTTCCTTTAAGCTAAGCTTATGCAGTCAATTGCATattaaatgcaaagaaaaaggggaaagTGGTTCAATGGAGTTATAAGGACACAGGAATGAATAGTCTCCTACGCCCGGTACACAATACATTGGCTGTACTTGGTTGCTTGTGTGTAACTTGGTGCCATATGGGGATTAGGGATTGCATTCCCACATTTAGTTTGTTACAGTGCAACTTCAAGTGCATCCATACAAGCATACATTAATGCATAAAACTTGCATACAAACTAAAACACATCACATTAATATATTGGAAGCATTTAAGGATGTAAATGGCTGTAAATGCACAAACCTGGTCTTAAATTGCAATATGTCAAACCTGTTTTGTtcttagttttcttttatttttgacattttaAGTCTTTTGTTCCGCCATATTTGTTAGGAATTCCAGTTAT
This window encodes:
- the LOC18789506 gene encoding magnesium transporter MRS2-4, translated to MGKGPFSFKRSSSSKRRPKKFIGPPPSPFPSPPQPMRSPPTNNNNANYNNNLGVVAGGAAAVKGKKKAGGARLWMRFDRFGGSELVECDKNAIIRRAAIPARDLRILGPVFSHSSSILAREKAMVVNLEFIKAIVTAEEVLLLDPLRQEVLPFADQLRQQLPQKSQSRIEEASPLDEQDNGMDVSTGRQWLPVPEATEGLQCDLPFEFQVLEIALEVVCTFLDSSVADLEREAYPVLDELARNVSTKNLELVRSLKSNLTRLLARVQKVRDEIEHLLDDNEDMAQLYLTRKWIQNQQSEAFLGRSASISISNTAPPLRRLSSNKSGSLVTSNNMDYDDVEDLEMLLEAYFMQLDGTRNKILSVREYIDDTEDYVNIQLDNQRNELIQLQLTLTIASFAVAVETLISGIFGMNIPCVLYEMNGVFEPFVGGITAFCVLLFFVIFGYARWKKLLGS
- the LOC18792971 gene encoding uncharacterized protein At4g06598 codes for the protein MANSKSSNIRNFMYSGKHPLLPPKSPFPSVSPSYADYVLSPAFGSKTVQKPREGNAHHQRTSSESLLIEEQPSWLDDLLNEPDTPIRRGGHRRSSSDSFAYVDTSNASNIDYAAQDEYKYHHMISAPSWGSHDFDPQKDLRHASLYTELNLVKQKNKAWESSLNSVNNMSSLPSVKDNIVLQSSGSLSTPQEADGFASTASEKQDQVESGPHDPKASSEKKDNSNAKLYASETDAKRAKQQFAQRSRVRKLQYIAELERNVQALQAEGSGVTAELEFLNQQNLILSMENKALKQRLESIAQEQLIKYLEQELLEREIGRLRALYQQQQQHHQQQQQQQQQQQQQQQQQQPSSSHRRSNSKDLDSQFANLSLKHKDANAGRDPVTGTLRI